A window of the Henckelia pumila isolate YLH828 chromosome 3, ASM3356847v2, whole genome shotgun sequence genome harbors these coding sequences:
- the LOC140888475 gene encoding uncharacterized protein, with the protein MSLKKLRASGSEKALSHAEEQHKINEIRKILGPIASKIPMQCSDASILRFLEARNWNTKKASKMLKETLKWRLEYKPEKIKWEDVAGEAETGKLYRADYLDNFGRTVLVMRPGFENTNSVEGQIKYLVYCMESAILSINGGEEQMVWLIDFRRWSMGSISVKVTRETARILQDRYPERLGVAILYNPPKVFESFWMMVKPFLEHKTYKKVKFVYSDQPQSTKIMESLFDKKKLESAFGGDGADDFNFEAYAKRMIDAEKQRSDAKSLDDASPSDQISITSESQQSDLLSDIGSEASDEDDPSPYDNEALSELENLDQMKSLNIQSKDEHDDSQGAQTEKMK; encoded by the exons ATGTCGCTGAAGAAGCTGCGAGCGAGTGGTTCTGAAAAGGCTCTGTCACATGCAGAGGAACAACACAAG ATCAATGAGATTAGGAAAATACTGGGCCCTATTGCAAGCAAAATTCCGATGCAATGTTCTGATGCATCAATATTAAGGTTCCTTGAAGCAAGGAACTGGAATACAAAGAAAGCTAGCAAGATGTTGAAAGAGACCCTGAAGTGGCGTCTGGAGTACAAGCCTGAGAAGATCAAATGG GAGGATGTTGCTGGTGAAGCTGAGACAGGGAAACTCTACCGAGCCGACTATCTTGATAACTTTGGAAGGACTGTGCTTGTCATGAGACCTGGATTTGAG AATACAAACTCTGTAGAAGGGCAAATCAAGTACTTAGTTTATTGCATGGAAAGTGCCATATTGAGCATTAATGGAGGCGAAGAGCAGATGGTATGGCTAATAGACTTTCGTCGGTGGAGCATGGGTAGCATATCAGTGAAGGTAACTCGAGAAACAGCACGTATATTGCAGGACCGTTACCCTGAAAGGCTTGGCGTTGCCATTCTCTACAATCCACCAAAAGTATTTGAATCCTTTTGGATG ATGGTGAAACCATTTCTCGAGCATAAGACATACAAGAAAGTAAAGTTTGTGTACTCAGACCAACCTCAGAGTACAAAGATAATGGAATCACTATTCGACAAGAAGAAACTGGAGTCGGCCTTTGGTGGGGATGGCGCGGACGACTTCAATTTCGAAGCTTATGCCAAGCGCATGATCGACGCAGAGAAGCAGAGATCTGATGCCAAGAGTCTTGATGATGCATCACCATCTGATCAAATAAGCATCACTTCTGAATCGCAGCAGTCGGATTTGTTGTCAGACATTGGTTCAGAAGCGTCCGACGAAGACGATCCATCACCATATGACAATGAAGCATTATCTGAGTTGGAAAATCTTGATCAAATGAAAAGTTTGAATATCCAGAGCAAAGATGAGCATGATGATAGCCAAGGAGCACAAACTGAGAAGATGAAGTGA